From Saccharomyces kudriavzevii IFO 1802 strain IFO1802 genome assembly, chromosome: 13, a single genomic window includes:
- the CTF13 gene encoding Ctf13p (similar to Saccharomyces cerevisiae CTF13 (YMR094W); ancestral locus Anc_2.467) produces the protein MPPFNPVRFLNLPIDIRKEVYFHLDGDFCGAHPCPIDILYTSNNVELPEKPGYKRSKRSKKLLKYMYPVFSSYLNIFEYSPQLIEKWLEYAFWLRYDSLVLDCLKVNHLYDGLLIGALEWTYLDNELRLAYFNKDSMLEVWYSFKEYKKWVIDCAAYDEFASTDVSNIQLNIDNSTSQLVDKCLLILEQKDLFATVRELQFGQDEEVGGEEDADDCEADSDEKIKSKSTTTNKKRPASKSSYSDNDRVTGKRNQLTNMSVIRTIKSMEPMKGLRKLTVRGEKLYELLINFHGFRENPGKTISYIVKRRIIEIQLSRMDQISRTGLADLTRWDNLQTLVLSRIAYVDLNNVVFPKNFKSLTMKRVNKIKWWNIKESILKELKLEKDYFESLYTKDNNTRFTKIFNLGRMKINELDKSEINQMTYFRCQALVWHSFGTLNHIKLQNVSEVCNNNIIVPRALFDSKRIEIFQCEKISDILVI, from the coding sequence ATGCCGCCTTTTAATCCAGTTAGATTTTTAAACCTACCGATTGATATCAGAAAGGAGGTCTATTTTCACCTAGATGGAGACTTCTGCGGAGCGCATCCATGTCCAATAGATATATTATACACATCCAATAATGTCGAGCTTCCAGAAAAGCCTGGTTATAAAAGGTCCAAGAGATCTAAGAAACTGCTGAAGTACATGTACcctgttttttcttcgtatTTAAACATTTTCGAATACTCGCCACAactcattgaaaaatggctTGAATATGCGTTTTGGTTACGCTATGATTCCCTAGTTTTGGACTGTTTGAAAGTAAATCATCTTTATGATGGGTTACTTATTGGTGCATTAGAATGGACGTATCTCGACAATGAGCTCCGGCTCGCCTATTTTAATAAGGACAGTATGCTGGAAGTCTGgtattctttcaaagaatataaaaaatgggtGATAGACTGTGCTGCCTATGATGAATTTGCTTCGACCGATGTAAGCAACattcaattgaatattGATAATTCAACCTCACAGCTAGTTGATAAGTGCTTATTGATATTAGAACAAAAAGATTTGTTTGCAACGGTCAGAGAATTACAATTTGgacaagatgaagaagtaggaggagaagaagacgCTGATGATTGTGAGGCTGATTCTGacgaaaaaataaaatctaAATCCACGACGACAAACAAGAAAAGGCCAGCTTCCAAAAGCTCGTACTCAGATAATGACCGCGTGACAGGAAAGCGAAATCAGTTAACAAATATGTCCGTTATCAGGACAATCAAAAGTATGGAGCCAATGAAAGGCTTGCGAAAGCTTACTGTACGAGGGGAGAAATTATATGAGCTGTTAATAAATTTTCATGGGTTCAGAGAAAACCCAGGTAAAACGATTAGTTACATAGTGAAACGCAGAATCATTGAAATACAACTGTCACGAATGGATCAGATTTCCCGGACAGGATTGGCTGATTTGACGAGATGGGACAACCTGCAAACGCTCGTATTAAGTAGAATAGCTTATGTCGATTTGAATAATGTTGTATTTCCCAAGAACTTTAAATCTTTGACAATGAAGCGCGTGAACAAAATCAAGTGGTGGAACATCAAGGAAAGTATATTGAAGGAACTAAAATTGGAGAAAGACTATTTTGAATCGTTGTATACAAAGGACAATAATACTAGGTTTACAAAGATTTTCAACCTTGGACGGATGAAAATAAACGAGCTTGATAAAAGTGAAATTAATCAAATGACATACTTTCGATGTCAAGCCCTAGTTTGGCACTCCTTTGGAACTTTGAACCATATCAAGTTACAGAATGTATCCGAAGTTTGTAACAACAATATTATTGTACCTAGAGCATTATTCGACAGTAAACGAATAGAGATTTTCCAATGTGAAAAAATCTCAGACATTTTAGTGATATaa
- the SKDI13G2290 gene encoding DUP/COS family protein (similar to Saccharomyces cerevisiae YAR028W), whose product MNSLLEDNDISNDVKLDTLNEGLHDEASPSLLSGNITLPKDCFSSYVAYLIYEMAHFKLTAFVIVLSAIILSLILLLWDSIERKPLNIVLIANFIVFDTFGIIAAVIKFAMPMTGDNFQTKLLLEVIARKPSVEGVEWRTIAYNVNEYLFNKGLWNTPYYFYSEDSCYGTFKRFMKGKNPNAIPKYSASNSTNPQSGTTIGNGSNDATTFHSFSSDPILEGYFVKAAEIQKEALREYWGKQYPDTDIP is encoded by the coding sequence ATGAACTCTCTTCTAGAAGATAATGACATCAGTAACGATGTCAAATTGGACACGTTGAATGAAGGGCTTCATGATGAGGCTAGTCCATCTTTGTTGTCGGGAAACATTACACTTCCGAAGGATTGCTTTAGCTCATACGTGGCCTATTTGATTTACGAAATGGCACATTTCAAGTTAACTGCGTTTGTCATAGTTTTATCTGCAATTATACTTTCATTAATCCTCCTACTTTGGGACTccattgaaagaaaacctTTAAACATTGTTCTTATTGCAAACTTCATCGTTTTTGATACTTTTGGTATCATTGCTGCAGTGATCAAATTCGCTATGCCTATGACTGGTGacaattttcaaacaaaGCTTTTACTGGAAGTAATAGCTCGCAAACCATCCGTTGAAGGGGTAGAATGGAGAACCATCGCATACAATGTGAATGAATATTTGTTCAACAAGGGATTATGGAATACTCCCTACTATTTTTACTCTGAAGACAGTTGCTATGGTACTTTTAAGCGCTTtatgaaaggaaaaaatccCAATGCAATTCCCAAATATTCAGCTAGCAATTCTACGAACCCACAATCGGGTACGACAATAGGAAATGGTTCAAATGATGCGACTACATTTCACAGCTTTAGTTCCGACCCGATTTTGGAAGGGTACTTTGTTAAGGCAGCcgaaattcaaaaagaggCTTTAAGGGAATATTGGGGAAAGCAGTATCCAGATACTGATATTCCTTAA
- the SNZ1 gene encoding pyridoxine biosynthesis protein SNZ1 (similar to Saccharomyces cerevisiae SNZ1 (YMR096W); ancestral locus Anc_2.465), producing the protein MTGEDFKIKSGLAQMLKGGVIMDVVTPEQAKLAEKAGACAVMALECIPADMRKSGKVCRMSDPKMIKDIMNSVSIPVMAKVRIGHFVEAQIIEALEVDYIDESEVLTPADWTHHIEKNKFKVPFVCGAKDLGEALRRINEGAAMIRTKGEAGTGDVSEAVKHITRITEQIKTYQQLKEEDEIAKVAEEMRVPVSLLKDVLERGKLPVVNFAAGGVATPADAALLMQLGCDGVFVGSGIFKSSNPAKLATAVVEATTHFDNPAKLLEVSSDLGDLMGGVSIESINHDYKGVRLSEIGW; encoded by the coding sequence ATGACTGGAGAAGACTTTAAGATCAAGAGTGGGCTCGCCCAAATGTTAAAAGGCGGTGTCATCATGGATGTTGTCACTCCAGAACAGGCTAAATTAGCTGAAAAGGCAGGCGCATGTGCCGTGATGGCATTAGAATGCATTCCAGCGGATATGCGTAAGTCAGGGAAGGTTTGCCGTATGTCTGACCCTAAGATGATTAAGGATATTATGAACTCCGTGTCCATTCCGGTCATGGCGAAAGTAAGAATAGGTCATTTTGTCGAAGCTCAAATTATTGAGGCTTTGGAAGTTGATTATATCGACGAAAGCGAAGTCTTGACTCCTGCCGATTGGACACATCacattgaaaagaacaaattcaaagtcCCATTTGTATGTGGTGCCAAGGACTTGGGTGAAGCTTTGAGAAGAATCAATGAAGGTGCCGCTATGATCCGTACCAAGGGTGAGGCTGGTACTGGAGACGTGTCTGAAGCTGTTAAGCACATTACGAGGATCACCGAGCAGATAAAAACATACCAACAGTTGAAAGAGGAAGACGAAATCGCAAAGGTTGCCGAAGAAATGAGGGTGCCAGTATCTCTGTTGAAAGATGTTCTTGAAAGAGGGAAGCTGCCCGTTGTAAATTTTGCAGCAGGTGGTGTGGCTACACCGGCAGATGCCGCACTGTTAATGCAGCTGGGTTGTGATGGTGTGTTTGTTGGTTCAGGGATTTTCAAGTCATCTAACCCTGCAAAGTTAGCCACTGCCGTGGTAGAGGCTACTACACATTTCGATAATCCTGCTAAGTTACTGGAAGTATCCAGCGACTTGGGAGATTTAATGGGTGGTGTGTCTATCGAATCCATTAATCATGATTATAAGGGTGTGAGGCTTTCTGAAATCGGTTGgtaa
- the SKDI13G2300 gene encoding glucose-6-phosphate 1-epimerase (similar to Saccharomyces cerevisiae YMR099C; ancestral locus Anc_2.456), giving the protein MPVRETEREVVLTHPTDDTTSVHILKYGATVYSWKLKSEEQLWLSTAAKLDGSKPVRGGIPLVFPVFGKNETDEYLSKLPQHGLARNSTWEFLGQTKENPPTAQFGLKPEISNPELTKLWPMDFLLILTVELGPDYLKTAIEVENTSSSKELKFNWLFHTYFRIEDIEGTMVSNLAGMKVYDQLLKESYVDKHPVVTFNEETDVIYQNVSPERAIQIVDKGVQIHTLKRYNLPDTVVWNPWVEKSRGMADFEPKTGYQQMICIEPGHVHDFVTLAPGKKWDAYQLLCKEELKYQAIQ; this is encoded by the coding sequence ATGCCCGTCAGAGAAACTGAGAGAGAAGTTGTTTTAACTCATCCTACCGATGATACTACCAGTGTCCATATTTTGAAGTATGGCGCTACAGtttattcttggaaattgaaatctGAAGAACAGTTGTGGTTGTCCACCGCTGCTAAACTGGATGGTAGCAAGCCTGTGAGAGGTGGGATTCCTCTGGTTTTTCCTGTGTTCGGGAAGAATGAGACCGATGAATATTTGAGTAAGTTGCCCCAACATGGCCTTGCAAGAAATTCCACTTGGGAATTCTTAGGCCAAACTAAGGAGAACCCACCAACGGCGCAATTTGGTTTGAAACCTGAAATTTCCAATCCGGAATTGACCAAGTTATGGCCaatggattttcttttgattttaacCGTTGAGTTGGGCCCagattatttgaaaacagcCATAGAAGTGGAGAACACTTCTAGCtccaaagaattgaaattcAACTGGTTATTCCATACCTATTTCCGCATTGAAGACATCGAAGGCACGATGGTCTCCAATTTAGCTGGTATGAAAGTTTATGATCAACTGTTGAAAGAATCATATGTTGATAAGCACCCAGTCGTTActttcaatgaagaaactgaTGTAATTTATCAAAACGTCAGTCCTGAGCGTGCCATCCAAATAGTTGACAAGGGCGTTCAAATTCATACCCTAAAAAGATACAACTTACCGGATACTGTCGTTTGGAATCCGTGGGTTGAGAAGTCTCGAGGAATGGCCGATTTCGAACCAAAAACTGGTTACCAGCAAATGATATGTATTGAACCTGGACATGTTCATGACTTCGTTACCTTAGCTCCTGGGAAGAAATGGGATGCTTACCAATTGCTTTGTAAGGAAGAATTAAAGTACCAGGCCATTCAATGA
- the MTG1 gene encoding putative GTPase MTG1 (similar to Saccharomyces cerevisiae MTG1 (YMR097C); ancestral locus Anc_2.463): MYINIRAARRTTFSTTTFIPRYEFPKYNMALTDFKGHQLKALKKFEKLIPQMNMIIELRDIRAPLSTRNVIFDRIARKEHDMVKLVVYTRKDLMPGNKPYIDKLKQWHEELGEKFVLLDCRSKIEVENLLKILEWQNYELEKSGGYLPMGYRAMITGMPNVGKSTLINSLRAIFHERDREHMGSERKKVARTGAEAGVTRSTSEVIRVASKTTESKNEIYLIDTPGIGLPGRISDHNRMLGLALCGGVKNNLIDPIFQADYLLYLMNLQNFYNKKRELYPGNYASPTNDIYEVLRRLQANNSQSEKSVAIEWTNKWRLHGRGIVFDPEVLLNNDEFSYKKYVANQLEMLGELSYERLSGKLRGNPNQVF, encoded by the coding sequence atgtatataaatataagGGCGGCTAGAAGAACTACTTTCAGTACTACAACTTTTATACCAAGATATGAGTTCCCCAAGTACAACATGGCTCTTACCGATTTTAAGGGACATCAACTCAAAGCTcttaaaaaatttgaaaagttgatACCTCAAATGAACATGATAATAGAATTGCGTGATATAAGAGCCCCCTTATCTACAAGGAATGTGATTTTTGATCGGATCGCAAGAAAGGAACATGATATGGTGAAATTAGTGGTATACACTAGGAAGGATCTTATGCCAGGGAATAAGCCCTATATAGATAAATTGAAGCAGTGGCATGAAGAGTTAGGGGAAAAGTTTGTTTTACTGGATTGTCGGAGCAAAATCGAGGTGGAGAATTTGTTAAAGATATTAGAATGGCAAAATTacgaacttgaaaaaagcgGTGGGTACTTACCCATGGGATATCGAGCAATGATTACTGGCATGCCTAATGTTGGGAAATCTACTTTGATAAATAGTTTAAGGGCCATTTTCCACGAACGCGATCGAGAGCATATGGGAAGTGAGCGCAAGAAAGTGGCAAGAACTGGTGCAGAAGCTGGTGTTACAAGGAGCACAAGCGAAGTTATTAGAGTAGCTTCAAAAACCACCGagtcaaaaaatgaaatttattTGATAGATACTCCAGGAATCGGCCTTCCTGGGCGAATTTCTGATCATAATAGGATGCTTGGACTAGCGTTATGTGGTGGCgtaaaaaataatcttATAGACCCGATATTCCAGGCAGATTATCTTCTATATTTAATGAATTTGCAAAACTTCtacaataagaaaagagagCTTTATCCAGGAAATTATGCTTCTCCCACGAATGATATATATGAGGTTCTAAGAAGACTTCAAGCAAACAACAGCCAAAGCGAGAAATCAGTGGCTATTGAGTGGACTAATAAATGGAGACTACATGGAAGGGGCATCGTTTTTGACCCTGAGGTACTGTTGAATAATGACGAATTTTCCTATAAAAAGTATGTGGCTAACCAGTTGGAAATGTTAGGTGAGCTTTCATACGAGCGTTTATCCGGCAAATTGAGAGGAAACCCGAATCAAGTATTTTAG
- the SNO1 gene encoding putative pyridoxal 5'-phosphate synthase (similar to Saccharomyces cerevisiae SNO1 (YMR095C); ancestral locus Anc_2.466) produces the protein MRSTKTKGLEKKMKVIGVLALQGAFLEHASHLEKCLATKNYEVEITIEIVKTPEDLAKCDALIIPGGESTSMSLIAQRTGLYPYLYEFVHNSNKVVWGTCAGLIFLSAQLENENALVKTLGVLKVDVRRNAFGRQAQSFTKECDFSKFIPGCDNFRATFIRAPVVEKILDPIAVKSLYELSMNGKNVVVAAQQNHNILVTSFHPELADNDIRFHDWFIRQFVCK, from the coding sequence ATGCGCAGTACTAAAACCAAAggtttggaaaaaaagatgaaagtAATTGGTGTGCTGGCGTTACAGGGTGCCTTTCTGGAGCATGCCAGCCACCTGGAAAAGTGTTTGGCCACTAAAAACTACGAGGTAGAAATAACAATCGAAATTGTAAAAACACCTGAGGACCTAGCCAAGTGTGATGCCCTTATTATTCCCGGTGGGGAGTCCACGTCAATGTCTCTCATCGCTCAAAGGACAGGCTTATACCCTTATTTGTACGAGTTTGTTCACAACTCAAACAAGGTAGTTTGGGGCACTTGTGCAGGTTTGATCTTTCTAAGCGCGCAGCTAGAGAACGAAAATGCCCTGGTGAAGACATTGGGTGTGCTGAAAGTTGACGTGAGAAGAAATGCATTCGGAAGGCAAGCTCAATCTTTTACGAAAGAGTGCGACTTCTCCAAATTCATACCTGGTTGCGATAATTTTCGTGCGACTTTTATTCGAGCACCCGTAGTGGAGAAGATTCTGGATCCTATCGCGGTTAAAAGTTTGTACGAATTGTCAATGAATGGAAAGAACGTGGTTGTAGCTGCACAGCAAAACCATAACATCCTTGTAACTTCTTTTCACCCAGAGCTGGCTGACAATGATATAAGATTCCATGATTGGTTTATTAGGCAATTTGTTTGTAAATGA
- the ATP25 gene encoding Atp25p (similar to Saccharomyces cerevisiae ATP25 (YMR098C); ancestral locus Anc_2.461) — MKKFYLLSLPSRRICRISMPTGIILEQRLPSPQNRNMTGYYSTKSTNIKPEENITTKISPSTPLETPWYLRIVNEQKELMESGKKAGSTTDETVELPEASPNSLKQIAYFLIGKLGLTDFSVFDLRNNDPNSVSAVNKLGDFMIICTARSTKHCHNSFLELNKLLKRKFSSVAYVEGNFNERQESRRKKRLARKSNLSKLSGRSSDGSPRGINTEAWYMIDCHVDGIFVNILTQKRRNELNLEELYAPEDEKFKFRKSELNNGFTNSRIDDISADNNILLGLRRLAQQRRGYSTNTSSELNYLRRSLQKQDFEEASRIIHNNPLNEEHNIHSLQLIKDTLEGIIGQEKDVDVAQWKFFFDKHSGLRTVKQSAMYWPLRLKFAILLNKANSQLYSDRVFLRDYLLLKKSLGQELTREDLISLLKIVLKTEHSSHSYFNLVKRNRVVVRALTLFKGLQSEIDGSIVYDEQVISLLLDTMITDERVKLRSLYEVIDHICQTFGDKLTSSMVISILQSLAKIKDWIKLVQVWETIAPVAEENRDTRPWNEFINIINQSGDSHVISKILNDGHLLWIKRLNVELTPELRNSIRDLLRTAGMENSSLEEFLIHEANHQ; from the coding sequence ATGAAGAAGTTCTATTTGCTGTCTCTTCCTAGTCGAAGGATATGCAGGATCAGTATGCCTACTGGTATAATCTTAGAACAAAGGCTTCCATCTCCCCAAAATCGCAACATGACAGGTTATTACTCAACGAAAAGTACAAATATAAAacctgaagaaaatattaccACCAAAATCTCTCCTTCTACCCCTTTAGAAACGCCTTGGTACCTCAGGATTGTAAATGAACAAAAGGAATTAATGGAAAGTGGGAAAAAGGCAGGAAGTACGACCGACGAGACGGTTGAATTACCAGAAGCCTCCCCAAATTCGTTGAAACAGATAGCGTATTTCTTGATCGGTAAACTGGGTTTGACTGATTTTTCGGTTTTTGATTTACGGAACAATGACCCAAATTCTGTGTCAGCTGTTAATAAGTTGGGTGATTTCATGATTATATGCACTGCAAGATCTACCAAACATTGCCATAATAGTTTCTTAGAATTGAACAAGCTTTTGAAGCGGAAATTCTCTAGTGTTGCGTACGTTGAAGGAAACTTCAATGAGCGACAAGAaagtagaagaaaaaaaaggctgGCAAGGAAATCCAATCTTAGTAAGTTGTCGGGTAGAAGTTCTGACGGCTCCCCAAGAGGTATAAATACTGAAGCGTGGTATATGATTGATTGCCATGTTGATGGAATATTtgtgaatattttgacgCAGAAAAGGCGTAATGAACTAAACTTGGAAGAGTTATATGCACCTGAGGACGAGAAGTTCAAATTTCGGAAATCAGAGCTGAACAATGGTTTTACTAATTCGAGGATAGATGACATCTCGGCCGACAATAATATTCTTCTAGGCTTGCGGAGACTAGCCCAACAAAGAAGAGGGTACTCCACTAATACTTCGAGCGAATTGAATTACTTACGACGATCCCTGCAGAAGCAGGATTTTGAAGAGGCTAGTAGGATAATTCATAATAATCCATTGAATGAAGAGCACAATATACACAGTCTACAGTTAATCAAGGATACTTTGGAAGGTATCATAGGGCAAGAAAAGGATGTAGATGTTGCTcaatggaaatttttctttgacaaaCATTCAGGTTTGCGAACTGTGAAGCAGTCGGCCATGTATTGGCCATTACGGCTAAAATTTGCCATACTTCTGAACAAAGCAAATTCACAGCTTTATTCTGACCGCGTATTTTTAAGAGACTACCTacttctgaaaaaatcattagGGCAGGAACTAACTAGAGAAGATCTCATTTCCCTTTTaaaaattgttttgaaaacagaGCACTCTAGTCATTCATATTTCAATCTTGTAAAGCGAAACAGAGTAGTGGTCAGAGCTTTGACCTTATTCAAAGGTCTTCAATCAGAGATTGACGGTTCGATTGTTTACGATGAACAAGTAATATCGCTTCTTTTAGATACCATGATAACGGATGAACGAGTGAAATTAAGATCTCTATACGAGGTAATAGATCATATTTGTCAAACTTTTGGAGATAAATTAACTTCAAGCATGGTTATCTCAATACTACAGAGCCTAGCTAAAATCAAGGACTGGATCAAGCTAGTTCAAGTTTGGGAAACTATAGCACCAGTAGCTGAGGAGAATCGGGATACAAGACCATGGAACGAATTCataaatattattaatcAAAGTGGCGATAGTCACGTTATATCCAAAATCCTAAATGATGGTCATTTACTTTGGATAAAGCGACTCAATGTTGAATTGACACCGGAATTACGCAACTCTATTAGGGACTTATTGAGGACCGCTGGAATGGAGAATTCTTCATTAGAAGAGTTCTTAATCCATGAAGCAAATCATCAATAG
- the MUB1 gene encoding MYND-type zinc finger protein MUB1 (similar to Saccharomyces cerevisiae MUB1 (YMR100W); ancestral locus Anc_2.454): MRDSNHRSLTSNKPIVTITSTVYDRRALDINSSIPLINSLNYLTYLTSNSSKVRETVASDGALERLVSILRNCHLSLFELLDWDLETFNEHENIKTLWKEKRLALCAWKWTLTFQCLVLTGTRGTEQIRKKVVMSGVLSVLVTVLDNYLLYHKNYDFIKDQTMNFDLKGITTETMYKFLRKDENETYQQYIEFITGQDKLKLSNDKNFFNERLVAPSMTIPTDFSDIWVRFAGLASSFDGRSKGNDDGNDTNSNTDNTNFDECKDFFSQPDVNKPTISTPREFFLGRIVPKQDDVIWSLQLLAFVSKYTYMKSTLQNVELVESLSFRSMASKVKQRISEDNDIEEQERNVTVKFSSLYPYLPKGQETPSSRKKELDVSKRDPFFKELENISNRCRQKEEEQKSNKRCPVLNLFERYRVPKSSGNGANNKEKGRITLKKKLSENFERNWNYEKMKKELPNSICSHKGSPNIVNIFPLVEKYTVNTENTHDIIYWSSVIMRNSCRKSEILGVRQCANFSCGKWEDFPRQFAKCRRCKRTKYCSRKCQLKAWGYHRYWCHEVGSSHMRSTNTTTGVNTPNEPSSLNTTATTAADVSNSTSTFTPNISTTVPDEITNTDDNSIPE; this comes from the coding sequence ATGAGAGATTCCAACCATCGATCATTGACGTCAAATAAACCTATAGTAACGATAACCTCCACCGTTTATGACCGAAGGGCATTAGATATCAACTCTAGCATCCCGCTAATAAATTCACTGAACTATTTAACGTATCTGACATcgaattcatcaaaagtCAGAGAAACAGTGGCCAGTGACGGTGCCCTAGAAAGATTGGTCTCAATATTGAGGAATTGCCATTTGAGTTTGTTTGAGCTATTGGATTGGGACTTAGAAACTTTCAATGAACACGAAAACATTAAGACTTTATGGAAGGAGAAAAGACTAGCCCTATGTGCATGGAAATGGACTCTAACTTTCCAGTGCCTGGTATTAACAGGCACCAGAGGAACAGAAcaaattcgaaaaaaagTAGTGATGTCTGGCGTCTTATCTGTGCTGGTCACAGTATTGGATAACTATTTATTATATCATAAAAATTatgatttcatcaaagacCAAACCATGAACTTTGATTTAAAAGGAATTACCACAGAAACAATGTATAAATTTCTGAGGAAGGATGAAAACGAAACGTATCAACAATATATAGAGTTCATCACAGGTCAGGATAAATTaaaattatcaaatgataagaatttttttaacgAACGATTAGTGGCGCCATCCATGACAATTCCGACTGATTTCAGCGATATATGGGTCCGTTTCGCAGGTCTCGCTAGCAGTTTTGACGGCCGCAGCAAAGgaaatgatgatggtaaTGACACTAATAGCAATACAGATAATAcaaattttgatgaatgcaaagattttttttctcaaccTGACGTTAATAAACCTACAATCTCCACGCCACGTGAATTCTTTCTGGGAAGAATTGTCCCCAAACAAGACGACGTTATTTGGTCACTTCAATTATTAGCTTTTGTCTctaaatatacatatatgaaGTCAACCCTACAAAATGTCGAGTTGGTTGAATCGTTATCATTTAGAAGTATGGCATCCAAGGTTAAACAGAGAATTTCTGAGGACAATGACatagaagaacaagaaagaaatgttactgtaaaattttcttcattatacCCCTATCTACCAAAGGGCCAGGAAACTCCTTCTTCTAGAAAAAAGGAGCTGGATGTTAGTAAGAGGGATCcgtttttcaaagagttggaaaatatttcaaatagATGTCGgcaaaaggaagaggagCAAAAGTCCAATAAACGCTGTCCCGTTCTCAATTTGTTTGAGCGCTATCGTGTACCGAAATCCAGCGGAAATGGTGCTAATAATAAGGAGAAAGGAAGAATcactttaaaaaaaaagctatctgagaattttgaaagaaattggaactatgagaaaatgaaaaaggaacTACCAAATAGTATTTGCAGCCACAAAGGGTCACCAAACATTGTAAACATCTTCCCTTTAGTAGAAAAATATACTGTGAATACAGAAAATACACATGACATAATTTATTGGAGTTCCGTTATCATGAGGAATTCATGCCGAAAAAGTGAAATCTTAGGTGTACGCCAGTGTGCTAATTTCTCATGCGGTAAATGGGAAGACTTTCCGAGGCAATTTGCAAAATGTCGCCGTTGCAAAAGGACGAAGTATTGTTCGAGAAAGTGCCAATTAAAAGCGTGGGGATATCATAGGTATTGGTGCCATGAAGTTGGCTCAAGTCATATGAGATCTACGAACACTACTACAGGCGTTAATACTCCGAATGAACCGAGTTCCTTAAACACGACTGCCACTACTGCGGCGGACGTATCAAATTCCACAAGCACTTTCACTCCCAATATATCCACTACCGTACCTGATGAAATAACTAACACAGATGATAACAGCATACCTGAGTAG